The following nucleotide sequence is from Campylobacter showae CSUNSWCD.
TTGTAAACGACGCTGGCGTTATAACAAATAAAAAAGACGACGTATATCTACTACCTGCGGCGACTCAGTTTGAGGGTAGTGGCACGGTCGTAGCCACAAACCGCAGCGGCCAGTGGAGAAGCCAGGTCGTAGAGCCTTTGTTTGAGAGTATGCCCGATCACGAAATTTTATTTGAGCTTGCAAAGAGAATAGGCTTTTACGACGAGCTAACTCGCACGATCAGAGACGCTAAAGGCAAGATCGAGTGGCCTGAAGCAGCTACTCGTGAGATCGCTAGCATAGTAAAAAGTATCGGTTTAACGGGCTGGACGCCGGAGCGCCTAAAACGCCATCAGGCTAACTGGGATAAATTTGACGAAAAAACGCTAATGGGCAAAGAGGGCACCGAGGTAGCGGGCGAATACTACGGCTTGCCGTGGCCTTGCTGGACGGAAAAGCACCCTGGTAGTCCAAATTTATACGATATAAATAAACCGGTAATGCAAGGCGGTATGGGCTTTAGAAACCGCTTCGGCCTAGAGCATAACGGCATAAATCAGCTAGCTGGCGATGGTAGCGCGCCTGTAGGCGGCGCTCAAAGCGGCGGATATCCGGAGATCAAAAAAGATAACATCGAAAAGATACTGGGCATCACGCTAACAGATGAAGAGCGCGAGAAAATGGGAGCGACGTGGGCAACCGACGCTAGCAACATAATCGCCGAAAAATGCATGGAAAAGGGCATCGTTCCGTACGGCAACGCAAGAGCTAGAGCGGTAGTTTGGACATTCGTCGATCAGATACCGCAGCACAGAGAGCCTATCCACTCGCAGCGCCAAGATCTTGCGCAGAAGTATCCGAGCTTTGAGGATAAGCCAAACCACTACCGCGTATTTACGAAGTATAAGAGCTTGCAGCTAAGTAAGGACTTCTCAAAAGAATTCCCGATAAATCTAGTCACGGCTCGTCTCGTAAACTTTAGCGGCGCGGGTATGGAGACGCGCGCTAGTATGTATCTATCGCGTATCACGCCTGAGATGTTTGCCGATATCCACCCTGAGCTTGCGGCTAAACACGGCATTAAACACTGGGATTTCGTATGGATTCATTCGCCGGAAGGCACGAAAATCAAAGTACGCGCCAGAATCGTACCGTCTGTCAAGCCTGATATGATTTTCTTGCCGTTTCACTTCGCCGGATACATGCAGGGCGTCGATATGACGGGTAATTTCCCTGAGGGCACGAGGCCTTATGCGGTAGGCGAGAATGCAAATACCGTCACCAACTACGGCTACGATATAGTCACTCAAATCCCAGAAACAAAAGGCGGTCTATGCCGCATAGAAAAGGCGTAAAATGAGCGAATTTAACGATAACAATAGACTTAAATTTTACTGCGACGACGACAGGTGCATCGACTGTAACGGTTGCGCGGTGGCTTGCGACGAGGCTCACGAGCTGCCTCTTGGTATCCGCCGCCGCCGCGTCATCACGCTAAACGAGGGTGTGCCCGGCGAGGAAATATCGACCTCGATAGCTTGCATGCACTGCGAGGACGCTCCGTGCTCGCTGGTTTGCCCGGTCGATTGCTTTTATATCAGAGCCGACGGCGTAGTGCTACACGACAAAGATATCTGCATCGGCTGCGGATACTGCCTATACGCGTGTCCGTTCGGCGCGCCTCAGTTTCCGCGCGAGGGAGTGTTTGGCGCCAAAGGTTCGATGGATAAGTGCACGATGTGCGCAGGCGGTCCGCTACCGACAAATAGCGAAGCCGAGCGCGAAGAGTACGGCCAGGATAGAATTTCCGAAGGCAAAGTGCCGGTTTGTGCCGCAATGTGCTCGACAAAGGCGCTGCTAGTAGGAGAATCCGCAATGATAGAAAAAATCTACGGCGATAGGGTCAAGGCTCGCGGCTACGGATTTAAAGACCTAAAACAAACTCCGACCTGGAAGCTTGCTTATTATGCGGGCGACAGGCTAAAATACAGTTTCTAAATTTTCGCTCCGCACTTTAGCGGGGCGATTAATCTCATCAAATTTGACGCGGTTTGGCTGCGTCAAATTTGACTCAAATTTAAATTCTACTCGACTCGGTTTTAAAACTTCATCAAATTTATCCAACTTCGGCTTTTTAAATTTAATCAAATTTTGCGCGAACGGTTTATTAAATTTGAGTGTTAAATTTGTGGTACGTGTAAATTTGAAATAAAAAAGTAGATAAAATTTAAGTAGAAAAAGGGCGGTCTCCCACCCTAAATTTAAGCCCTTACAGGCGACAAGTACGGATTTGCCGAGTGCATCGACATCTCGTTTTGCTCTCTAAATTTAATAAACTCCGTCTCGCTTAGACGTCTGATATTTGCTATAGTCATCTTTAGCGGCGTTATGCCTGAGAGCGGATCTGGATCGCCCGCGTTTGCTAGCTCGTTGCCGTCGGCCTCGCTATAGTGGAAGGTCGTAAATATCGTTCCTTCTCTCAGATCCGGATTTATGCGCAGTTTGGCCGCGATTTGGCCGCGTTTATTTTGCACGAGCGCGTAGCAACCGTCTTCTAGCTCCCTCTCGCGAGCGATATCAGGGCTCACCTCTATGAGCGCACCTTCAACGCCGGCACCGTATTCAAGAGCCGGACACTCTCTCGTCATAGAGCCAGTGTGATAGTGGTATACCTTTCGTCCTGTCGTAAATAGGCACGGATATACCTCGTCCGGTACCTCGCTAAGCGCGCCTGTACCCACTGGATATCCTTCTGGGATATTCATTTTGGCTCTAAATTCAGCCTCAGCTTTTGCGCGATCTTCTTTATTATTTACGTAAAGTACCGGCGCGAAGCGGAATTTACCGCCAGGCAGCATGGACTTGTGATCTGCGTAAAGCACGGGCGTACCAGGATACTCCTCGTCGGGGCACGGCCAGCTGATGCCGCCTAACCTACCTAGTCTATAGTAGCTGATACCGCCGAAAAATTTAGGCATAAGTTCTCTTATCTCATTCCAAATTTGTTCAGGGCTAGCAAAGTCAAAACCCTCTAGTCCCATGCGATTTGCGATGTTGCAAACGACTTTCCAGTCGGGCTCTACACCGCTAACCGGCTCGCTAGCTTTGCGCGTACGTTGGACGCGGCGAGAAGTGTTGATAAACGTTCCGTCCTTTTCGCCCCAACCTGCGGCAGGTAGTACCACGTCGGCCTTATGCGCACTCTCGGTAAAGAAAAGATCCTGTACGATAAAGCAGTCTAGATGGTGCACGGCGTGGACGAAGTGCTCGGTCCAAGGGTCGCTCATTACGGGGTTTTCGCCGTAGACGTAGAGTACTTTTAGCTCGCCGCTATCCATTTTATCCGGCGCTTGCGTTAGCTTAAAGCCTGGAACCGGATTTAGCTCAAAGTGCCATACTTTGCGTGCTTGCTCCTGTGCGTAAGGGCTATTTACCGCGCCGGCCGGGATGACGTTAGGCAGTGCACCCATGTCACATGCGCCTTGGACGTTGTTTTGACCGCGCAGAGGATTTACGCCAGCGCCTTTTTTGCCCAAATTTCCGGTTAAAACGGCTAAATTTGATAGCGAAAAGACGTTTGACGTGCCGTCGCTAAACTGCGTGATGCCCATCGTGTAGCAAATCGCCGCCGTGCCTGCTTTAGCATACATTCTAGCCGCCTCTATGATGAGCTCTTTTTTTATACCGGTTTCGCGCTCGAAACGCTCAGGCGTAAAGTCCTTAACCGCCTCTTTTAGATATTCAAATCCCTCGGAGTATTTCTCGATAAACTCGGTATCTTGTAAATTTTCGGCGATTATAACGTTCATCATCGTATTTAGCGTTTTGATATTCGCGCCGATCGGGATTTGTAGA
It contains:
- the fdh3B gene encoding formate dehydrogenase FDH3 subunit beta; amino-acid sequence: MSEFNDNNRLKFYCDDDRCIDCNGCAVACDEAHELPLGIRRRRVITLNEGVPGEEISTSIACMHCEDAPCSLVCPVDCFYIRADGVVLHDKDICIGCGYCLYACPFGAPQFPREGVFGAKGSMDKCTMCAGGPLPTNSEAEREEYGQDRISEGKVPVCAAMCSTKALLVGESAMIEKIYGDRVKARGYGFKDLKQTPTWKLAYYAGDRLKYSF
- a CDS encoding molybdopterin oxidoreductase family protein; this encodes MEEIVKTTCPYCGTGCGIDLIVRNGRIVDAKPSKDHHVNDGELCLKGMFGWEFVNSPKRLSRPMMRKLNGVYDKHGELEEVSFEEVYDFLADKFKSTVAKYGPSSIMGFSSARSNNEDNYVFQKFFRAQGSNNVDHCARLUHAPTVAGLASTLGNGTMTNDLVEFATDTDVFLLIGTNTSECHPIIAMQMQRGLQRGAKMIVVDPKRTDMAKKADIHLQIPIGANIKTLNTMMNVIIAENLQDTEFIEKYSEGFEYLKEAVKDFTPERFERETGIKKELIIEAARMYAKAGTAAICYTMGITQFSDGTSNVFSLSNLAVLTGNLGKKGAGVNPLRGQNNVQGACDMGALPNVIPAGAVNSPYAQEQARKVWHFELNPVPGFKLTQAPDKMDSGELKVLYVYGENPVMSDPWTEHFVHAVHHLDCFIVQDLFFTESAHKADVVLPAAGWGEKDGTFINTSRRVQRTRKASEPVSGVEPDWKVVCNIANRMGLEGFDFASPEQIWNEIRELMPKFFGGISYYRLGRLGGISWPCPDEEYPGTPVLYADHKSMLPGGKFRFAPVLYVNNKEDRAKAEAEFRAKMNIPEGYPVGTGALSEVPDEVYPCLFTTGRKVYHYHTGSMTRECPALEYGAGVEGALIEVSPDIARERELEDGCYALVQNKRGQIAAKLRINPDLREGTIFTTFHYSEADGNELANAGDPDPLSGITPLKMTIANIRRLSETEFIKFREQNEMSMHSANPYLSPVRA